From the genome of Pseudomonas sihuiensis:
CTGTTGGATCAGCAGGCCGAGCAGGGTAGTGCCGTCACGCGTCAGCCGGCTGCCCTCGATTTCCACCTCCAGGCGTTCGCCATCGTGATGCAGCAATCCGAGGCCGTCACGCCAGGCATTGCCGCGCACCTGCACCTCTTCGGTGAAGGTGACCAGTGCCCCAAGGTCATGCGCCCAGAGACGGCTGGCGCGCAGTGCGAGCAGTTCATCCAGCGGCCAGCCGAGTAGAGCGCAGCAGGCTGGATTGGCATGCAGGATGCGGTCGTGGGTGGCATCGATGACCAGGCTGGCGCTCTGCATGTGTTGCATCAGCAATTGGCTGGCGGCAGTTGGATCGGGCATTTCGAGCCTCGCTGGATTGACCTGTCAGGTCGTTATCCAAAGTGCGTGCCAGTTGACGAGATATCGTTTTTTAATCTGACGAATTCTCGCGAATAACGATATTTCGTATTTATTTTATTGCTTTAAAGTCTTTATTTTTCAATTACTTAATTTGTTTTTTGAGCTGGTACAGCTCCTGCAATAGCTGATATGAACCGGTCAGTAATGGCCCAGCCCAGTCAGCGCCCGCCTCACCAATCTGGGGCAGGCCATCGCAGGAGTGATCACGATGAGCGTCAACAGCCTGGACGATCCATTCAGCCCCGACAGCGAGCTTTCCCATGCCGCCGGGTGTGCTTGCCAGCGTTGCACGCCGAGTGCCGCTGCGCTGCCCGATAGCAGCGAAGCCATGCTTGATCGCGCCGTGGAGAACGCCATCGTGCGCGGCGTGTTCGGCCATAACGATTTCTCCCGGCGCAGTTTCATGGGGATGATCGGGGGCGGTGTCGCGGCGGCGATTCTGGGCAGCCTGATCCCGTTGGATGCGGTCAAGGCGGCGGTCAAGGACAGCCTTGGCCCGTTGGAGAAGACCAAGCTGAAGATCGGCTTCGTGCCCATCACCTGCGCCACGCCGATCATCATGGCCGAGCCGATGGGCTTCTACGCCAAATACGGGCTGGACGTGGAAACGGTGAAGACCGCCGGCTGGGCGGTGGCGCGCGACAAGTCGCTGGCCGGCGAATACGACGCCTCGCACATGCTCTCGCCGATGCCGCTGGCCATCAGCCTGGGGCTGGGGTCGACGCAGACGCCCTTCGTCATGCCGGCGCTGGAAAACGTCAACGGCCAGGCCATCGTGCTTGGCATGCAGCATCAGGATAAACGCGATCCGAAACTGTGGAAGGGCATGCGCTTCGGTGTGCCGTTCGAATACTCGATGCACAACTTCCTGCTGCGCTACTACGTTGCCGAGCATGGCCTGGATCCGGATCGCGATATCCAGATCCGTGTGGTGCCACCACCGGAGATGGTCGCCAACCTGCGCGCCGGCAACCTCGATGGTTTCCTCTCGCCGGACCCGTTCAACCAGCGCGCGGTGTGGGAGAAGGTCGGCTTCATCCACCTGCTGACCAAGGAACTGTGGCCGGGCCATCCGTGCTGCGCCTTCGCCTGCAGCCAGCGCTTCGCCAGTGAAAACCCCAATACCTATGGCGCGCTGCTGCATGCGCTGATCGATGCCACGCAGTATTCCTCCAAGGCCGAGAACCGCAAGGCGGTGGCCGAGGCTATCTCCACCCGCAACTACCTCAACCAGCCGGTGCCGGTGGTGCAGCAGGTGCTCAGTGGGCGCTATGCCGATGGCCTGGGCAACATTCATGACGAGCCGCAGCGCATCGACTTCGATCCGTTCCCCTGGCAGTCGATGGCCGTGTGGATCCTCACCCAGATGAAGCGCTGGGGCTATCTGCAAGGGGATGTCGACTACCGCAACATCGCCGAGCGGGTCTTCCTCGCGGCTGACGCCGGCAAGGTGATGAAAGAGCTCGGCCTGCCGGTGCCAGCCGACGCCTACAAATCGTTCAGCGTGATGGGCAAACCCTTCGACCCGGCCGATCCGGACGGTTACCTGGCCAGCTTCGCCATGCGGAGGTCGTGATGAAAGCGTCCATTTCCCTGCGCGCGGCGATTCTTTCCGTTGTGCTGCTGGTTCTGCTGCTGGTGGTCTGGGAGGTGCTCTGCCGCGTGCCCGCCAGCGCCGCAGTCAGTGCCGATGACGAATACGCCATGCTCATGGGCGAGGCCGAGCAGGAAGCACGGGTACCGCCACCTTCGGTAGTGCTGGCGCATGCCTATGCCGAGCTGAGCCAGCCGTTCTATGACAACGGGCCGAACGACAAGGGCATCGGCATCCAGCTCGCGCATTCGTTGTACCGGGTACTGACCGGCTACCTGCTGGCGGCGTTGGTGGCGATTCCCGTTGGTTTCGTCATCGGCATGTCGCCGCTGATGTACCGCGCGCTCAACCCCTTTATCCAGATCCTGCGGCCGATCTCGCCGCTGGCCTGGATGCCGTTGGCGCTGTTCGTGATCAAGGATTCGCAGACCTCGGCGATCTTCGTGATCTTCATCTGCTCGGTATGGCCGATGCTGCTCAACACCGCCTTCGGCGTCGCTGGCGTGCGCCGCGACTGGATCAACGTTGCCCGCACCCATGAACTGAGCCCGCTGCGCACGGCGTTCAGCGTGATCCTGCCTGCGGCCATGCCGACCATCCTCACCGGTATGCGCATCTCGGTGGGCATCGCCTGGCTGGTGATCGTGGCCGCCGAGATGCTCGTCGGTGGCACCGGTATTGGTTACTACGTGTGGAACGAGTGGAACAACCTCAACCTGGCCAGCGTGATCTTCTCGATTCTGATGATCGGCGTGGTCGGCATGCTGCTCGACCTTCTGCTGGGCAGCGTCGCCCGTCTCGTCAGCTATCAGGAGTGATGTCATGTCCCGCTATTTTCTCGATGCCCGCCGTCTGGCCAAGCGCTTCCCGCAACCCGGCAACGAGCCGCTGACGGTCTTCGAAGACGTCAGCTTCGGTCTCGACCAGGGCGAGTTCGTCTGCATCATCGGTCACTCCGGCTGTGGCAAGTCGACCATCCTCAACGCCCTGGCCGGGCTCGACAGCTTCAGCGAGGGCACGCTGGAGATGGCCGGCAAGGAGGTCGCCGGGCCCAGCCTCGAGCGCGGCGTGGTGTTCCAGAATTACAGCCTGCTGCCCTGGCTCAGCGCGCTGGAGAACGTCGAGTTCGGTGTACGCGCGCGTTTCCCGCAGTGGTCGAAGGAACAGCGCCGTGCGCACAGCCGCAAGTATCTGGAAATGGTCGGCCTGGGCGGCTCCGAGGCGCGCAAGCCGGCGCAGCTGTCCGGCGGCATGCGCCAGCGCGTGAGCATCGCCCGCGCTTTCGCCACCCAGCCGCAGTTGCTGCTGCTCGATGAACCCTTCGGTGCGCTGGACGCCCTGACCCGAGGGGTGATCCAGGACGAGCTGATCAAGATCTGGAGCGCCACCCAGCAGACGGTGTTCATGATCACTCATGACGTCGACGAGGCGATCCTGCTCTCCGACCGCATCCTGCTGATGACCAACGGCCCGCAGGCGCGCATCGCCGAATCGGTGCGCATCGACCTGCCACGGCCACGGCAGCGCGACCAGGTGATTCACCACCCGGCGTACTACCGCATCCGCAATCACCTCGTGGATTTCCTGGTGAACCGCTCGCACGAGCTGCGCGGCCGCACCGTGGCCGACGAGCAAGGCTTCCCGCCCGAAATCAACCCTGCCCTGGACGAGCCGGCAGCGGCCGCCAGGGTCGTACCTCTGACCCCTGTGAAGGAGTTTCACCATGGATAAGCAACAGATGCGCATCACCATCACCGCCGCCAAAGAGCGCCTTGGCCTGGACTGGGCCGCACTTGGCCAGGGCATCGGCATGTCGCCGGTGTGGACGACCTCCGCCTGCCTGGGCATGAACAGCATGCCCAAGGCGCAGGCAGATGCCCTGTGCGAGATGCTCGAATTGCCGGTGGAGGTCTCCACCGCACTGCAGGCGTTCCCGCACAAGCACTGGGACAAGGCCGTGCCCACCGACCCGTTGATCTACCGCTTCTACGAGATGATCAACGTCTACGGCGAGACCATCAAGGAACTGATCCACGAGGAATTCGGCGACGGCATCATGAGCGCCATCGACTTCAGCATGGACATTTCCCGCGTCGCCGACCCCAAGGGTGACCGCGTGCAGATCGTGCTCAACGGCAAGTTCCTGCCCTATCGCAGCTGGTGAATCGTCGCGGCATATCGTCGCGATGGACAAAAGGCACGGCACCCGCCGTGCCTTTTGTTTTGCGCTCTGCGAAAATGCCCGCACTTTTTTCTAGGACTCTGCCATGACCGCCCTGAAGAACGACCGTTTCCTTCGTGCCCTGCTCAAGCAACCCGTGGATGTCACGCCGATCTGGATGATGCGCCAGGCCGGCCGCTATCTGCCGGAGTACCGCGCGACCCGGGCCAAGGCCGGCGACTTCGTGAGCCTGATGAAGAACCCGGAGCTGGCTTGCGAGGTCACCATCCAGCCGCTGGATCGCTACCCGCAACTGGATGCGGCGATTCTGTTCTCCGACATCCTCACCATTCCCGATGCCATGGGCCAGGGCCTGTACTTCGAGACCGGCGAAGGCCCGCGTTTCAAGAAAGTGGTCAGCAACCTGGCCGACATCGAGGCGCTGTCGGTGCCCGACCCGGAGAAAGATCTGGGCTATGTGATGGACGCCGTGCGCACCATTCGCCGCGAGCTCAATGGCCGCGTGCCGCTGATCGGCTTCTCCGGCAGCCCGTGGACGCTGGCCACCTACATGGTCGAAGGCGGTTCGTCGAAGGACTTCCGCAAGACCAAGGCCATGCTCTACGACAACCCGCAAGCCTTGCACGCGCTGCTCGACAAGCTGGCGCAGTCGGTCACCGCTTATCTGAACGGGCAGGTCCTGGCCGGTGCGCAGGCGGTACAGATCTTCGATTCCTGGGGCGGCGCGCTGTCGGCAGCGGCCTATCAGGAATTCTCCCTGGCCTACATGAAGAAGATCGTCGATGGCCTGATCCGCGAGCACGACGGGCGTCGTGTGCCGGTGATCCTGTTCACCAAGGGCGGCGGCCTGTGGCTCGAATCCCTGGCGGACACCGGCGCAGAGGCGCTGGGCCTGGACTGGACCTGCGACATCGGCAGTGCGCGTGCCCGTGTCGGTGCCAAGGTCGCCCTGCAAGGCAACATGGACCCGGCAGTGCTCTACGCCAAGCCGGCGGCGATCCGTGCCGAGGTGGCGCGCATCCTGGCCGCCTATGGCGACGGTAGCGGCCACGTGTTCAACCTTGGTCACGGCATTACCCCGGAAGTCGACCCGGCTCAT
Proteins encoded in this window:
- the ntrB gene encoding nitrate ABC transporter permease; amino-acid sequence: MKASISLRAAILSVVLLVLLLVVWEVLCRVPASAAVSADDEYAMLMGEAEQEARVPPPSVVLAHAYAELSQPFYDNGPNDKGIGIQLAHSLYRVLTGYLLAALVAIPVGFVIGMSPLMYRALNPFIQILRPISPLAWMPLALFVIKDSQTSAIFVIFICSVWPMLLNTAFGVAGVRRDWINVARTHELSPLRTAFSVILPAAMPTILTGMRISVGIAWLVIVAAEMLVGGTGIGYYVWNEWNNLNLASVIFSILMIGVVGMLLDLLLGSVARLVSYQE
- a CDS encoding CmpA/NrtA family ABC transporter substrate-binding protein: MSVNSLDDPFSPDSELSHAAGCACQRCTPSAAALPDSSEAMLDRAVENAIVRGVFGHNDFSRRSFMGMIGGGVAAAILGSLIPLDAVKAAVKDSLGPLEKTKLKIGFVPITCATPIIMAEPMGFYAKYGLDVETVKTAGWAVARDKSLAGEYDASHMLSPMPLAISLGLGSTQTPFVMPALENVNGQAIVLGMQHQDKRDPKLWKGMRFGVPFEYSMHNFLLRYYVAEHGLDPDRDIQIRVVPPPEMVANLRAGNLDGFLSPDPFNQRAVWEKVGFIHLLTKELWPGHPCCAFACSQRFASENPNTYGALLHALIDATQYSSKAENRKAVAEAISTRNYLNQPVPVVQQVLSGRYADGLGNIHDEPQRIDFDPFPWQSMAVWILTQMKRWGYLQGDVDYRNIAERVFLAADAGKVMKELGLPVPADAYKSFSVMGKPFDPADPDGYLASFAMRRS
- the hemE gene encoding uroporphyrinogen decarboxylase; translation: MTALKNDRFLRALLKQPVDVTPIWMMRQAGRYLPEYRATRAKAGDFVSLMKNPELACEVTIQPLDRYPQLDAAILFSDILTIPDAMGQGLYFETGEGPRFKKVVSNLADIEALSVPDPEKDLGYVMDAVRTIRRELNGRVPLIGFSGSPWTLATYMVEGGSSKDFRKTKAMLYDNPQALHALLDKLAQSVTAYLNGQVLAGAQAVQIFDSWGGALSAAAYQEFSLAYMKKIVDGLIREHDGRRVPVILFTKGGGLWLESLADTGAEALGLDWTCDIGSARARVGAKVALQGNMDPAVLYAKPAAIRAEVARILAAYGDGSGHVFNLGHGITPEVDPAHAGAFFEAVHELSAQYHQ
- a CDS encoding ABC transporter ATP-binding protein, translating into MSRYFLDARRLAKRFPQPGNEPLTVFEDVSFGLDQGEFVCIIGHSGCGKSTILNALAGLDSFSEGTLEMAGKEVAGPSLERGVVFQNYSLLPWLSALENVEFGVRARFPQWSKEQRRAHSRKYLEMVGLGGSEARKPAQLSGGMRQRVSIARAFATQPQLLLLDEPFGALDALTRGVIQDELIKIWSATQQTVFMITHDVDEAILLSDRILLMTNGPQARIAESVRIDLPRPRQRDQVIHHPAYYRIRNHLVDFLVNRSHELRGRTVADEQGFPPEINPALDEPAAAARVVPLTPVKEFHHG
- the cynS gene encoding cyanase, with amino-acid sequence MDKQQMRITITAAKERLGLDWAALGQGIGMSPVWTTSACLGMNSMPKAQADALCEMLELPVEVSTALQAFPHKHWDKAVPTDPLIYRFYEMINVYGETIKELIHEEFGDGIMSAIDFSMDISRVADPKGDRVQIVLNGKFLPYRSW